The following proteins are encoded in a genomic region of Deinococcus sp. YIM 134068:
- a CDS encoding M3 family metallopeptidase has product MTTVPATPVQSGNPLLNVGFRIPFDRIRPEHAEPAVDALLAETRERLDTLARAGERDYADFMEGLDTLTEQLDTVRVIVSHLDSVVSSPEWQAAKRAILPKVTEFYTGLTLHPALWAALKGFAETRVARTLDPVRARHLKLTLDDFRREGADLPDDQKERLLEVNTRLADVTNDFSRNVLESTAAWELYVDESRLAGVPERVRDATRRDAGAHGREGHRLTLHQPVAEPILVYADDRELRREMWLAQNSVGVQEGRDNRPLVLEILRLRREQARLLGFRDFADYVLEDRMAGGGDTALGFERDMEARVRSFFERENAELEAFYREQAGPDAPALEAWDVSYWAEKQRQAKYDFDEEALRPYFEMDRVLAGMFEIVNRVFGITVREAQAPGWHPEVRYYDISDEEGTHVASFYTDWFPRDTKRSGAWMNGFVTGGPREKANGKRDVEPHLGLMCGNMTPPSGDTPALLSLREVETVFHEFGHLLHHALSQVPVRSLSGTRVAWDFVELPSQIMENWVTEREALDLFARHYQTGERLPDDLFDRMVAARNYRAATATMRQLSFGTVDLVLHVEFDPDAPDADPIRVAREIMGRFYPYPFHEDYARIAQFTHLFSNPVGYGAGYYSYKWAEVLDADAFSRFATEGIFNRETGRAYVDAILSRGNSADAAQLYRDFMGRDPDPEALLKRSGLVGA; this is encoded by the coding sequence ATGACCACAGTTCCGGCCACGCCCGTTCAGAGTGGCAACCCGCTGCTGAACGTGGGGTTCCGCATCCCCTTCGACCGCATCCGCCCCGAACACGCCGAACCCGCCGTGGACGCCCTGCTCGCGGAGACGCGAGAGCGGCTGGACACCCTCGCGCGGGCGGGCGAGCGCGACTACGCCGACTTCATGGAGGGCCTCGACACGCTGACCGAGCAACTCGACACCGTGCGCGTGATCGTCTCGCACCTCGACAGCGTGGTGAGCAGCCCGGAGTGGCAGGCGGCCAAGCGCGCCATCCTGCCCAAAGTCACCGAGTTCTACACCGGCCTCACCCTCCACCCCGCGCTGTGGGCGGCGTTGAAGGGCTTCGCGGAGACGAGGGTGGCCCGCACGCTCGACCCCGTGCGTGCCCGGCACCTCAAGCTCACCCTCGACGACTTCCGCCGCGAGGGGGCCGACCTCCCCGACGACCAGAAGGAGCGGCTGCTGGAGGTCAACACCCGGCTGGCGGACGTGACGAACGACTTCTCCAGGAACGTGCTCGAATCGACCGCCGCGTGGGAGCTGTACGTGGACGAGTCGCGCCTCGCGGGTGTGCCGGAGCGCGTGCGGGACGCCACCCGCCGGGACGCGGGGGCGCATGGGCGGGAGGGCCACCGCCTGACCCTCCACCAGCCCGTCGCCGAGCCGATCCTCGTGTACGCCGACGACCGCGAGTTGCGCCGCGAGATGTGGCTTGCGCAGAACTCGGTGGGCGTGCAGGAGGGGCGCGACAACCGCCCGCTCGTGCTGGAAATCCTGCGTCTGCGCCGCGAGCAGGCCCGCCTGCTGGGCTTCCGCGACTTCGCCGACTACGTGCTGGAGGACCGCATGGCGGGCGGCGGCGACACGGCGCTGGGCTTCGAGCGCGACATGGAGGCCCGCGTCCGCTCCTTCTTCGAGCGCGAGAATGCCGAGCTGGAAGCCTTCTACCGCGAGCAGGCCGGGCCGGACGCCCCCGCGCTGGAGGCGTGGGACGTGAGCTACTGGGCAGAGAAGCAGCGGCAGGCGAAGTACGACTTCGACGAGGAGGCGCTGCGGCCCTACTTCGAGATGGACCGTGTGCTCGCGGGCATGTTCGAGATCGTGAACCGCGTCTTCGGCATCACCGTACGCGAAGCGCAGGCCCCCGGCTGGCACCCGGAGGTCCGCTACTACGACATCTCCGATGAGGAGGGCACCCACGTCGCCTCCTTCTACACCGACTGGTTCCCGCGCGACACCAAGCGCAGCGGCGCGTGGATGAACGGCTTCGTGACGGGCGGGCCGCGTGAGAAGGCCAATGGGAAGAGGGACGTTGAGCCTCATCTCGGCCTGATGTGCGGCAACATGACGCCGCCGAGCGGGGACACGCCCGCCCTGCTCTCCCTGCGTGAGGTGGAGACGGTCTTCCACGAGTTCGGCCACCTGCTCCACCACGCGCTCTCACAGGTGCCCGTCCGCAGCCTCAGCGGCACGCGCGTCGCCTGGGACTTCGTGGAGCTGCCCTCGCAGATCATGGAGAACTGGGTGACGGAGCGTGAGGCCCTCGACCTCTTCGCCCGCCACTACCAGACGGGCGAGCGGCTGCCGGACGACCTCTTCGACCGCATGGTGGCCGCCCGCAATTACCGCGCCGCGACCGCCACGATGCGTCAGCTCTCCTTCGGGACGGTGGACCTCGTGCTGCACGTGGAGTTCGACCCCGACGCGCCGGACGCCGACCCCATCCGCGTGGCGCGTGAGATCATGGGCCGCTTCTACCCGTATCCCTTCCATGAGGACTACGCCCGCATCGCGCAGTTCACCCACCTGTTCTCCAACCCGGTCGGCTACGGGGCGGGGTACTACTCCTACAAGTGGGCGGAGGTTCTCGACGCCGACGCCTTCTCCCGCTTCGCCACGGAGGGCATCTTCAACCGCGAGACGGGTCGCGCTTACGTCGACGCCATCCTCAGCCGGGGCAACAGCGCCGACGCCGCACAGCTCTACCGTGACTTCATGGGCCGCGACCCCGACCCGGAGGCCCTGCTGAAGAGGAGTGGATTAGTCGGGGCATAG
- a CDS encoding GNAT family N-acetyltransferase, producing the protein MADDDGPPPVLNFRMDVQLHPPLALPPGVTLRPATPADTARVAAFLSIAHPESPVAAEDLERLEATRQPDEPHARTLALSGGEIVGLAETGVPRSDGHPGWLDVSVRTLPDLASGSLAEALFAHAEAAALAHGARVLVTRVREDWWEKPFYEARGYAEHDRMWMSTLDLRTLDFARFAHYEARARAAGLSIRPLSELGEFDEAQQHRLYTLIAALLRDVPSTTQVSVWPFETWQRRVAERLNPVGLFVAVAPDGEWVGVSELYLPIPTRPGTLHNGLTGVLPAWRGHGVASALKLAAARAALERGFTHSRTGNHSGNRPMLAVNTRLGFVREAAMVTLMKACGV; encoded by the coding sequence ATGGCAGATGACGACGGGCCTCCTCCCGTGCTCAACTTCCGCATGGACGTTCAGCTCCATCCGCCCCTTGCCCTGCCGCCCGGCGTAACTCTCCGGCCTGCCACGCCCGCCGATACGGCCCGCGTCGCCGCCTTCCTGAGCATCGCCCACCCGGAGTCGCCCGTCGCCGCCGAGGACTTGGAGCGGCTGGAGGCCACCCGGCAGCCGGACGAGCCGCACGCTCGCACGCTCGCGCTGTCAGGTGGGGAGATCGTCGGCCTCGCGGAGACGGGTGTGCCACGCTCGGACGGGCATCCCGGCTGGCTGGACGTGAGCGTGCGGACGCTGCCGGACCTCGCGAGCGGGTCACTTGCCGAGGCTCTGTTCGCCCACGCCGAGGCGGCGGCCCTCGCGCACGGTGCCCGCGTCCTCGTCACCCGCGTGCGGGAGGACTGGTGGGAGAAGCCCTTCTACGAGGCGCGCGGTTATGCCGAACACGACCGTATGTGGATGAGCACGCTCGATCTGCGGACGCTGGATTTCGCCCGGTTCGCGCACTACGAGGCGCGGGCGCGGGCGGCGGGCCTCTCTATCCGCCCCCTGAGTGAGTTGGGGGAGTTCGACGAGGCGCAACAACACCGCCTCTATACGTTGATCGCCGCCCTGCTGCGTGACGTGCCGAGCACCACACAGGTCAGCGTGTGGCCCTTCGAGACGTGGCAGCGCCGCGTGGCGGAGCGTTTGAATCCGGTCGGCCTCTTCGTCGCCGTCGCGCCGGACGGAGAGTGGGTGGGCGTGAGCGAGCTGTACCTTCCCATCCCCACCCGCCCTGGCACGCTGCACAACGGGCTGACGGGCGTGCTGCCCGCGTGGCGTGGGCATGGCGTCGCCTCCGCCCTCAAGCTCGCCGCCGCCCGCGCCGCCCTGGAACGCGGGTTTACACACTCGCGCACGGGCAACCACAGCGGCAACCGCCCGATGCTCGCGGTCAACACGCGGCTGGGCTTCGTGCGGGAGGCGGCGATGGTGACGCTGATGAAGGCTTGTGGCGTGTAG
- the queA gene encoding tRNA preQ1(34) S-adenosylmethionine ribosyltransferase-isomerase QueA, protein MTPPRPDPDAVLARLAFELPQQRIAQTGAEPRDSSRLMVVGERIEHCVFRDLPDLLRPGDVLVFNESRVIPARVMARKPVVSAPNGKHSGGGQVEVLLLREEEANVWSAYLKPAKRAGKELWLGDHRAEVVGVLEDGARLLRFDHDLKPHLDEIGRLPLPPYIDAGDSDERWRERYQTVYARDPGSVAAPTAGLHFTPELLGRLDALGVERHTLTLHVGAGTFRPISGSVADHVMHAERYAIGGATARAINTAKAEGRRIVAVGTTTVRALESSANEDGTVQAGEGDTRIFITPGTPVRVPDLLITNLHLPGSTLLLLVAAFAGEERIRAAYDAALAGGYRFYSLGDAMLLERGS, encoded by the coding sequence ATGACGCCGCCCCGACCCGACCCGGACGCCGTGCTGGCCCGCCTCGCCTTCGAGCTGCCGCAGCAGCGGATTGCCCAGACTGGGGCCGAACCCCGCGACTCGTCCCGGTTGATGGTCGTGGGAGAGCGCATCGAACACTGCGTCTTCCGTGACCTGCCGGACCTCCTGCGCCCCGGCGACGTGCTCGTCTTCAACGAGAGCCGGGTGATTCCCGCCCGCGTCATGGCCCGCAAGCCCGTCGTGAGCGCTCCAAACGGTAAGCACAGCGGCGGCGGTCAGGTCGAAGTCCTGCTGCTGCGAGAGGAGGAGGCGAACGTCTGGTCGGCTTACCTCAAGCCAGCGAAACGGGCGGGGAAGGAGTTGTGGTTGGGCGATCATCGCGCGGAAGTTGTCGGCGTTCTCGAAGACGGTGCCCGACTGCTCCGCTTCGACCATGACCTCAAGCCGCACCTGGACGAGATCGGGCGGTTGCCGCTTCCGCCGTACATTGACGCGGGCGACAGCGACGAGCGGTGGCGCGAGCGGTATCAGACGGTCTACGCCCGCGACCCCGGCAGCGTGGCGGCTCCCACGGCGGGGCTGCACTTCACGCCGGAACTTCTAGGACGGTTGGACGCGCTGGGCGTGGAGCGCCACACCCTCACCCTGCACGTCGGGGCGGGGACCTTCCGCCCTATCTCCGGGAGCGTCGCCGACCATGTGATGCACGCCGAACGCTACGCCATCGGGGGGGCGACGGCGCGGGCGATCAACACGGCGAAGGCGGAGGGCCGCCGCATCGTCGCCGTCGGGACCACGACCGTCCGGGCGTTGGAGAGCAGCGCGAACGAGGACGGGACCGTGCAGGCGGGCGAGGGCGACACCCGCATCTTCATCACACCGGGAACGCCCGTGCGGGTGCCTGATCTTCTCATCACCAACCTGCATCTGCCCGGCTCGACGTTGCTTCTCCTCGTCGCGGCCTTCGCGGGCGAGGAGAGAATCAGGGCGGCCTACGACGCGGCGCTCGCGGGGGGCTACCGCTTCTATTCGCTGGGAGACGCGATGTTGCTGGAGAGAGGCTCGTAG
- a CDS encoding LabA-like NYN domain-containing protein, with product MQYVVSRPRVGVFIDTQNLYHSARDLVERTVNFETIMRAATANRELVHAIAYTVEREGEATARPFIYKLSALGYKVRRMNLTLHHVTEGGRAIYEGNWDMGIVADMVRLLDHLDVVVLGSGDGDFTDMVEVLQERGKRVEVVAFREHTAQKLIDAADRFTHLPDIEDALMPARQKVARPEE from the coding sequence ATGCAGTACGTCGTTTCCCGCCCCCGTGTGGGCGTTTTTATCGATACCCAGAACCTCTACCACTCGGCGCGTGATCTGGTGGAGCGGACCGTCAACTTCGAGACGATCATGAGGGCGGCCACGGCCAACCGCGAACTCGTCCACGCCATCGCCTACACGGTCGAGCGCGAGGGGGAGGCGACGGCGCGGCCCTTCATCTACAAGCTCAGCGCACTGGGCTACAAGGTCCGGCGCATGAACCTGACCCTGCACCACGTCACCGAGGGCGGTCGGGCGATCTACGAGGGCAACTGGGACATGGGCATCGTGGCCGACATGGTGCGGCTCCTCGACCACCTCGACGTGGTGGTGCTGGGCAGCGGCGACGGCGACTTCACCGACATGGTGGAGGTGTTGCAGGAGCGCGGCAAGCGCGTGGAGGTTGTCGCCTTCCGCGAGCACACCGCCCAGAAGCTCATCGACGCCGCCGACCGCTTCACCCACCTTCCCGACATCGAGGACGCCCTGATGCCCGCCCGCCAGAAGGTCGCCCGCCCCGAGGAGTGA
- a CDS encoding aminopeptidase, giving the protein MTTDTPRLSDALGVAQAAYDSYRARGLKLNMQRGQPSDADFDLSNGLLTVLSAEEMKMDGLDLRNYSTTVAGLPSARALFAQYLDVKAENVVVWNNASLELQGMVLTFALLHGVRGSEGPWITQAPKIIVTVPGYDRHFLLLETLGFTLLTVAMQPDGPDVEAIERLAAADPSVKGVLFVPTYSNPGGETISLEKARRLAGLKAAAPDFTILADDAYRVHHLSTEDRDEPVNFVVLCRDAGYPDRAFVFASTSKITFAGAGLGFVASSEDNVKWLSKYLNAQSIGPNKLEQARHVRFLSEYPGGLEALMDAHAALIAPKFRAVDETLRANLGDGSEYATWASPRGGYFISLDTAEPVAARVVQLANEAGVSLTPAGATYPGGQDPTGRNIRLAPTRPPVEEVFTAMEVVAACIRLATEEYRVGRQG; this is encoded by the coding sequence ATGACGACCGACACGCCCCGGCTCAGTGACGCTCTCGGTGTGGCCCAGGCGGCCTACGACTCGTACAGGGCGCGCGGCCTCAAGCTCAACATGCAGCGCGGCCAGCCCTCCGACGCGGATTTCGACCTGTCTAACGGGCTGCTGACTGTGCTGAGTGCAGAGGAAATGAAGATGGACGGCCTGGACCTGCGGAACTACTCCACCACGGTGGCGGGCCTGCCCTCCGCGCGGGCGCTGTTCGCCCAGTATCTCGACGTGAAGGCCGAGAACGTAGTGGTGTGGAACAACGCCAGCCTGGAGCTTCAGGGCATGGTGCTGACCTTCGCCCTGTTGCACGGCGTCCGGGGGTCGGAGGGGCCGTGGATCACGCAGGCTCCGAAGATCATCGTCACCGTGCCGGGCTACGACCGCCACTTCCTGCTGCTGGAGACACTGGGCTTCACGCTGCTGACGGTGGCTATGCAGCCCGACGGCCCGGACGTGGAGGCCATCGAGCGGCTCGCGGCGGCGGACCCCTCCGTCAAGGGCGTGCTGTTCGTGCCGACGTACTCCAACCCCGGCGGCGAGACGATCAGCCTAGAAAAGGCGCGGCGGCTGGCCGGGCTGAAGGCGGCGGCCCCCGATTTCACGATCCTCGCGGACGACGCCTACCGGGTTCACCACCTCAGCACCGAAGACCGCGACGAGCCGGTCAACTTCGTGGTGCTGTGCCGGGACGCGGGCTACCCGGACCGGGCCTTCGTGTTTGCCAGCACGAGCAAGATCACCTTCGCGGGGGCGGGGCTGGGCTTCGTGGCAAGCAGCGAGGACAACGTGAAGTGGCTCTCGAAGTACCTGAACGCCCAGTCCATCGGCCCGAACAAGCTGGAGCAGGCACGGCACGTCCGCTTCCTGTCCGAGTATCCCGGCGGCCTGGAGGCGCTGATGGACGCCCACGCTGCCCTCATCGCCCCCAAGTTCCGCGCGGTGGACGAGACGCTGCGGGCGAACCTGGGCGACGGGAGCGAGTACGCGACGTGGGCCTCCCCACGGGGCGGCTACTTCATCAGCCTGGACACGGCGGAGCCGGTGGCGGCGCGGGTGGTGCAGCTCGCCAACGAGGCCGGAGTCAGCCTCACGCCTGCCGGGGCCACCTATCCGGGCGGGCAGGACCCCACGGGCCGCAACATCCGCCTCGCCCCGACCCGCCCGCCTGTGGAGGAGGTCTTCACGGCGATGGAGGTGGTCGCCGCGTGCATCCGCCTGGCAACGGAGGAATACCGGGTGGGCCGTCAGGGGTAA
- a CDS encoding MarR family winged helix-turn-helix transcriptional regulator, whose protein sequence is MPTRYSGSVEERTALDAYIKLWRAAHAVEVAANRHLGDHGLTTSQFGVIEALYHLGPLSQRQLADKILRSSGNLTMVIDNLERDGLVRRERDAQDRRVVNVFLTEAGEALVSRVLPTHVRGIREVFGVLDPAEVAQLAALARKLGLGLREVERTPTRGRVRQGD, encoded by the coding sequence ATGCCCACCCGTTACTCCGGCTCGGTGGAGGAGCGCACCGCGCTGGACGCCTACATCAAGCTGTGGCGCGCGGCCCACGCCGTCGAGGTGGCCGCCAACCGCCACCTGGGCGACCACGGCCTGACGACAAGCCAGTTCGGGGTGATCGAGGCGCTCTACCACCTGGGGCCGCTCAGCCAGCGTCAGCTCGCCGACAAAATCTTGCGTTCCAGCGGCAACCTCACGATGGTCATCGACAATCTGGAGCGCGACGGTCTGGTCAGGCGCGAGCGTGACGCGCAGGACCGCCGGGTGGTGAACGTCTTTCTCACCGAGGCGGGCGAGGCCCTCGTCTCGCGCGTGCTGCCCACCCACGTGCGCGGCATCCGCGAGGTCTTCGGCGTCCTCGACCCGGCGGAGGTGGCCCAACTCGCCGCGCTGGCCCGCAAGCTCGGGCTGGGGCTGCGGGAAGTGGAGCGGACGCCCACGCGGGGCCGGGTGCGTCAGGGCGATTGA
- a CDS encoding VOC family protein yields the protein MTSPLSSIPGTTPVQGLHHVTVMAQDPQRNIDFYSRTLGQRLVKVTVNFDDPGTYHFYYGDLTGQPGTIMTHFPWPGAKRGVRGNGEVVATAYSAPRASENYWRERLTKHGFTFREGTRFGEAVLTVGDPDGTWVELIFEDGQPVQSWPASPVPAEHALRGFHSVTAWVRETGAVRDLLMGRLGFAEAGSEPDAEGTRTRFRGSGDGVGLFVDVVERPGQPRGSFGAGSIHHVALRTRDDAEQEAYLTGLEAAGYRPTPVQDRQYFHSIYFREPNGVLFEIATDAPGFPDDEPVEELGRHLKLPVWFEARRATIEAHVPRIVSREYGVTIGNRDLGAGTPPTPEVNGIQVHTAGRPLGEARVAMVLLHGRGGTAPDILTLADELNLSAFAYLAPQAEGNTWYPLSFLAPVERNQPHLDRALATVDGVLAELERQGVPRRNVVLGGFSQGACLALEYASRTGGRLGGVVALSGGLITLDQRTDLGGTPVFMGVAPDDAHIPLSRFQESAEHLRTQGANVDARIYPGLGHSINKDELDAVREIMQRVIGESV from the coding sequence ATGACCTCCCCCCTCTCCTCCATTCCCGGCACGACGCCCGTGCAGGGCCTCCACCACGTCACGGTGATGGCGCAGGACCCCCAGCGCAACATCGACTTCTACTCGCGGACGCTGGGGCAGCGGCTCGTCAAGGTGACGGTGAACTTCGACGATCCGGGGACGTACCACTTCTACTACGGCGACCTGACCGGGCAGCCGGGCACGATCATGACCCACTTTCCCTGGCCGGGCGCGAAGAGGGGCGTGCGCGGTAACGGCGAGGTCGTGGCGACGGCGTACAGCGCCCCCCGCGCGAGCGAGAATTACTGGCGGGAGCGCCTGACCAAACACGGCTTCACGTTCCGCGAGGGCACCCGCTTCGGGGAGGCGGTGCTGACCGTAGGGGACCCGGACGGCACCTGGGTCGAGCTGATCTTCGAGGACGGCCAGCCCGTTCAAAGCTGGCCCGCCAGCCCCGTTCCCGCCGAACACGCGCTGCGCGGCTTCCACTCCGTCACCGCCTGGGTGCGGGAGACGGGGGCGGTGCGCGACCTCCTCATGGGGCGGCTGGGCTTCGCGGAAGCAGGGAGCGAGCCGGACGCCGAAGGCACCCGCACCCGCTTCCGGGGCAGCGGCGACGGGGTGGGACTGTTCGTGGACGTGGTGGAGCGGCCCGGCCAGCCGCGCGGCTCCTTCGGGGCGGGCAGCATCCACCATGTCGCCCTGCGGACCCGTGACGACGCCGAGCAGGAGGCGTACCTGACCGGATTGGAGGCCGCCGGATACCGCCCGACGCCCGTGCAGGACCGCCAGTATTTCCACTCGATCTACTTCCGCGAGCCGAACGGCGTGCTGTTCGAGATTGCCACCGACGCGCCCGGCTTCCCCGACGACGAGCCGGTGGAGGAGCTGGGCAGGCACCTCAAGCTCCCCGTGTGGTTCGAGGCCCGGCGCGCGACCATCGAGGCGCATGTGCCGAGGATTGTGAGCCGCGAGTACGGCGTGACCATTGGAAACCGGGACCTGGGGGCGGGCACTCCGCCGACGCCGGAGGTGAACGGCATTCAGGTCCACACGGCGGGCCGTCCGCTCGGTGAGGCGCGGGTGGCGATGGTCCTCCTCCACGGGCGCGGCGGCACTGCCCCGGACATCCTGACGCTGGCAGACGAGCTGAACCTGAGCGCCTTCGCCTACCTCGCCCCGCAGGCGGAGGGGAACACGTGGTATCCCCTGTCCTTCCTCGCGCCCGTGGAGCGCAACCAGCCGCATCTGGACCGCGCCCTCGCCACGGTGGACGGCGTGCTGGCCGAGCTGGAGAGGCAGGGCGTTCCCCGCCGGAACGTCGTGCTGGGCGGCTTCTCGCAGGGCGCGTGCCTCGCGCTGGAGTACGCCAGCCGAACGGGCGGGCGGCTCGGCGGCGTGGTTGCCCTCAGCGGCGGGTTGATCACGCTGGACCAACGGACCGACCTGGGCGGCACCCCCGTCTTCATGGGCGTCGCGCCCGACGACGCTCACATCCCCCTCTCCCGCTTTCAGGAGAGCGCCGAACACCTCCGCACCCAGGGGGCGAACGTGGACGCCCGCATCTACCCCGGCCTCGGCCACTCGATCAACAAGGACGAGCTGGACGCGGTGCGCGAGATCATGCAGAGGGTGATCGGGGAGAGCGTGTAG
- a CDS encoding SDR family oxidoreductase, with the protein MTQGGGQGSGQGGQATKSAFVTGASKGIGLAVARALSEAGYAVTLTSRHADEVETAAQGIVGQARGVVCDVRDPEALVREVEAHVAAFGGLDVLFVNAGVGNFANVADLSVEQWREVIDTNLSGAFYTVKAAIPALKRRGGYIFTLSSLAGRNPFAGGGAYNASKFGLNGLSEVLTLDLRQHDIKVTQIMPGSVATHFAGHTPSEADAWKIQPEDIAQLTVDLLNMPARTLPSRIEVRPSKPPQK; encoded by the coding sequence ATGACACAGGGCGGCGGGCAGGGCAGTGGGCAGGGCGGGCAGGCGACGAAGAGTGCCTTCGTGACCGGCGCGAGCAAGGGCATCGGCCTCGCGGTGGCGCGGGCCTTGTCGGAGGCGGGGTACGCGGTCACGCTCACCAGCCGCCACGCGGACGAGGTGGAGACCGCCGCTCAGGGGATCGTGGGTCAGGCGAGAGGCGTGGTCTGCGACGTGCGCGACCCGGAGGCATTGGTGCGCGAGGTGGAGGCCCACGTCGCGGCCTTCGGCGGGCTGGACGTGCTGTTCGTGAACGCGGGCGTCGGCAACTTCGCCAACGTCGCCGACCTGAGCGTGGAGCAGTGGCGCGAGGTCATCGACACCAACCTCAGCGGCGCGTTCTATACGGTGAAGGCGGCCATTCCGGCGCTCAAGCGGCGCGGCGGGTACATCTTCACCCTCTCCAGCCTCGCCGGACGCAACCCGTTTGCGGGCGGCGGCGCGTACAACGCGAGCAAGTTCGGCCTCAACGGGCTGTCCGAGGTGCTGACCCTCGACCTGCGCCAGCACGACATCAAGGTGACACAGATCATGCCGGGCAGCGTCGCCACCCACTTCGCCGGACACACGCCAAGCGAGGCCGACGCCTGGAAGATTCAGCCGGAGGACATCGCGCAGCTCACCGTGGACCTGCTGAACATGCCCGCGCGGACGCTGCCGAGCCGGATCGAGGTGCGTCCGAGCAAGCCGCCGCAGAAGTAG
- a CDS encoding MazG family protein, with translation MQELLHTLRRLRAPDGCPWDREQTHESLRPYLLEEAAEAVDAVAEGAEALAGELGDVLLQVAFHAVIAEEAGTFTYADVERHIVEKLVRRHPHVFGEVKVSGAGEVVANWQAIKAAERGGRPRSAAERVPAALGALARETQAQRLAGQEKGDREGVRAALDADPDSPEGVADVLAAVIAWARGMDVNAEVTLRERTHALLTSLPDPEASRTEAQAGA, from the coding sequence ATGCAAGAACTGCTCCACACCCTGCGCCGCCTGCGCGCCCCGGACGGTTGCCCGTGGGACCGCGAACAGACCCATGAGTCCCTGCGCCCCTACCTGCTGGAGGAGGCCGCCGAGGCGGTAGATGCCGTGGCGGAGGGTGCAGAGGCGCTCGCCGGGGAACTCGGGGACGTGCTGCTTCAGGTCGCCTTCCACGCCGTCATCGCCGAGGAGGCGGGCACCTTCACCTATGCGGACGTGGAGCGGCACATCGTCGAGAAACTGGTGCGGCGTCACCCGCATGTCTTCGGGGAGGTGAAGGTCTCCGGCGCGGGCGAGGTGGTGGCGAACTGGCAGGCGATCAAGGCCGCCGAACGCGGGGGCAGGCCACGCAGCGCCGCCGAGCGGGTCCCTGCTGCCCTGGGGGCGCTGGCGCGCGAGACGCAGGCGCAGAGGCTCGCCGGCCAGGAGAAGGGGGACCGGGAAGGGGTACGCGCGGCCCTGGACGCGGACCCCGACTCGCCGGAGGGCGTTGCGGACGTGCTCGCGGCGGTCATCGCCTGGGCGCGGGGGATGGACGTAAATGCCGAGGTGACGCTCAGGGAACGGACGCACGCCCTCCTCACGTCCCTGCCCGACCCGGAGGCGTCCCGAACCGAAGCGCAGGCGGGCGCGTGA
- a CDS encoding NUDIX hydrolase: MIQPGGAPDPLDDAQADPWAVWVGERTRALLDLPEYRRAAVLVALTREADPRVLLTVRSADLPTHRGQISFPGGSLEPGETPAQGALREAQEEVGLDPASVAVLGELDDVFTPIGFHVTPVLARVPAEPRLTLTAEVAQIIMPTLGELRALPVTRELRTLPGGERVPLYRYPWRSHDIWGMTARVLHDLLTHGPVGM; the protein is encoded by the coding sequence GTGATTCAGCCCGGCGGGGCACCCGATCCCCTGGACGACGCGCAGGCCGACCCGTGGGCCGTGTGGGTGGGGGAGCGCACCCGCGCCCTGCTGGACCTGCCCGAGTACCGCCGCGCCGCCGTCCTCGTCGCCCTGACCCGCGAGGCCGACCCGCGCGTGCTCCTCACCGTGCGCTCGGCGGACCTGCCGACCCACCGGGGGCAGATCAGCTTCCCCGGCGGCAGCCTGGAGCCGGGCGAGACGCCAGCGCAGGGGGCCTTGCGCGAGGCGCAGGAGGAGGTGGGCCTCGACCCCGCCTCCGTCGCCGTGCTGGGCGAGCTGGACGACGTGTTCACTCCCATCGGCTTCCACGTCACACCCGTCCTCGCCCGCGTGCCCGCCGAGCCGCGCCTGACCCTCACTGCCGAGGTCGCCCAGATCATCATGCCGACGTTGGGTGAGTTGCGTGCCCTGCCCGTCACCCGCGAACTTCGCACCCTGCCGGGCGGCGAGCGCGTGCCCCTGTACCGCTACCCCTGGCGCAGTCACGACATCTGGGGCATGACGGCGCGGGTGTTGCACGATCTGTTGACGCATGGGCCGGTGGGGATGTAG